ACAAGAAAAATTTCTTTCTACTCTTTTTAATACTaaccatttttttcaatttgttttcacTTTCCTTCAAAAAAACACATAGCATATGTTTTTGTGGATTCTCAAACCCATTTAGATCCAGTAGAGTCATTAGAATAATATAACCTAATTGTGAAAGCAATTGACTGCTTATAGAAAAATGACCTGTATCATAACtttaatcagaaaaagaaaaacaagaacaagtCTTAATGTTTGAGACCACTGAACAACTTACAAGATGATGTGAAAACCATTTGGCTGTAAGTAAAACCTACTTCAACTGTTAGAAAAAATCAAACACTGAAGAATCAATTATCTACCAACTGAGCTAGTATTCCTATCCAAATAAATGCTTTCCATTGCACTGAATATTAGAGTTAGAAGTCCAATATATGTGTTAAggcatattttaattaatatgttCCAGAATTGCACAGTTATACTGGTCAATGTTCCTATTTACCCACTTgtacctccaccccacccctttccccagGGATCAAAATGGTAATTCATGGTTTTGGTGGCTATTACAGATTTGAGCTGGCATACCACAGTGTGTTTGCTAGGTTTTTCTGAGtgtaaacattaaaatattacataaaatgtaccataatttactCCACAGTTGGATCTAAGATGGTTTAATATCTTGACAAAAAGTGAGATGACTTAagtacattttacattttgtgcATTTAGACCACCATATGCATAGATGTTCTAATGCTAAATTCTTGTCTTCAGTATCTCATTGTGCTGGATGCTCGGAAGTATGACAGAAATTTGTAACACAGACTAACCACAAAGTACCAAATATTTCTCGCCATTTGTGATCTTGCAATAAAAATGCGCCAGATCAGGATCACAAGGATAGTATTAAAACCATAACGTATGTTCCTCAACTTGTTCAAATGTTTTCTAGCTGCAGGGAGGCCAGACATTTCTTCATTCAATACATATTTCTTAGTTCCCATACAGtagttctctatatattctgccCAATGTAACTGCCGTACATCGATATTGAATGTCTTTTTATCTTCAGGGTTTAATTGATTCATTAACATATTGACATTATCAGTATTCCAAACCCAAGAATTACTTGTGAAATATTCAAGGAACACCATAGCTTTGTGAAGACGAGTTATTGTCTTCATCATCCTTGGGCTTCTTCCAGTCATCCTGAGGTAGATATCATACAGGAATGCTGGGGCCTTATGGCTTACAGCAATCCAGTAATGATATAAAAGGTGATTGGAGGTTAGATTTACATTGGGCCGTCTGAAGGCCTGTTCGAGAGGATTCCTCTTGAAAGTGGAAATTACATGGTATTCAACTTCACCCCAATGGAAAGGATTAGTGCTGCCTGTTGtgcaattatacaccatgatgttCCTTGGTCTATTAACTCCGGAATACCAGGCTGCCGCAAGACTCATGTTGACAACTACATCTACAGGAACAAGATCTGCAAGGGCATTGTTGGAGGCACGCATTGTTCGAAGAATTCCTTTCCCTGCCACAATAAAGAGACCACTTGGTCCATTAAAGTTATCAATCCATCCTGGAAAAGGTTCTTTCCAACTGGCACCAACAATTGATGGCCTTACAATCGCCACATTCAGCTTTGCTCCTTCTTGTTGTACAACATATTCTGCCAATGCTTtcgtgtatatgtatgtattaggTCTGTCTCCTATCAATTTTGGAGTGATATCCTTTACCAGACCATCATCCATCCACTCCAGAGAATCAATCAGCTTCTTGGGATCCACAGGGGGTGGGTAGACTACTTCATCAATTTGCTTTCGATTGCAGTATGCATATGCTGTTGATACATGCATGAACACTTCCAGATTCCTCATTTGTTGTGCAAGGAGAATAAGCTGTCGTGTAGCAATCACATTTAACTGAACAGCATCTCTTAAATTTTCATTAAACCTTACTGTAGCTGCACAGTGGAATATAATATTGGTAGAATCTACGATGACCTCTTTATCTTCTTCACTAAGAGCCAGTTTAGGTTGGGTGAGTTCACTGTTGATTGCTATAATTTTCTCTCTAAAATCTGGATTTTCATCTCTCAATCTGTCAAAGAGCTTGCCACTAATAACTTCTTCCACTCGCTCTTGTGGGGTTTGTCCAGCTTTCTGCCTCACCAAAACATACACTGAATTCACCTTAGGACAAGACCTCAGCAACTTTTCCAGAAGCACCTTCCCTAGGAAGCCCGTAGCTCCAGTGAGGAGGACATTCTTGCCTTCATAGTATTCTGGGATTGAAACCATTCTGACCTAAACACAGAGGCTCAGGCCTCGCTTTCCCCTGGACGTCCAGCGATGGCTCCGCGGTCGCGCTCTCTTCACTCGCTTTTTCCATAACCCAGTTTTAAAGTAATTCAGtgcatcaaaatattttcagtaggTGTCTTTGGTTAATGGTAATCGGTTTCCTTTTTCTACTTTtccatgtttttacattttaaaaatagaatcatattttatttttattctaaaaatcatttaaatgatATATATTAAGAACTGAAAAGACACCTATATCCTCTGATCCAATGTTACTATCTTGAGAAATTCATACTAAATAAATAACCCAAAAGGGGAGAAAACTCTATGTTCCAAGtttttaataatagtaatattaatTGGAAGCAAATTTAATATCAGGAAAGAAGTTAATTAAATTATAGCACTTCTTCACAGGgtatcattttaaataattttgaaggCAGTGTAGCTATGTGAAAACTCTAAAGTGGGTAGAGTAGGACATAAAAGTCTGTATGTTATGATTGAAGttacatatacatatttgtataCATCTGCTGAGAGTCTGTtaggggaaatacaaataatgTAAATAGGTGTTTGGTAAGGGCTGCTGAGATCACAAATGCTCCCTCATTTTCTAAAGGTTCTATAAGGTTGTTATATTGGCTTCATAACAAAAAAAGGGAAGATGTCTTATTGGTTTAAACCATCAAAATGAAGGACCCCCATTTTAAATTCTGCTTTTTTGCTTTCCTCAGAAAACAGCGGATAAAAATTTGCTGGTGGAGCTGTACCAGCCTCCAGAATTTAACAGCTCTGGGCCAAATGAGCTTCCGAATGGGGTAGACTTCTGTGACATGGTGGGCAATGTGGTCCGGGCTGTGAGAAACCCCGTTACTGGCAAGGTAAGGAAAGAGAAAGCCTACAGCTCATGGGAGAATCACTGGTCCCCAGTTTACAGCAACCCTGGAGCAAGTACAGCCGCCCCCTTCTACACCTGAGGAAACCGAGATTCAGAGGGATCGAGGAACTTGCCTATGGCCACACAGCTTGCAAGTAACTAAGCTGAGATTAGAACCTGATCCAATGCCCACAACCTCCACTTTTTTCTACCAGAGCAGTGGTCTCCAGACTAAAAGTGTCATGTATTCtactgggaaaaaatttttgagtACACGCCCTCATAGAAATATGttgatttataaattatatacatgttCTGTTGTCTATCCCAACATTAGATATTAGTAAGCTCAATTTCCCTTTTCTCTTAATTAAATGTTAGCTAGAAGATCTTCTTCCCATGCCCCATGGCTCATTTCGGGTGTCCCTCCGGGTAAGTGCACCCCCCTTGGAAAGCTGTATACTAGAGCACAAGGGATTCCCTACAAGGAAGGAAGTGTTTGAAGGCCCAAACGAACCAGCCTGCATATGTGAGACAGGCCTTAGCCACTCAGGAGCTGGAAGATGATTGTAAGGAGGTGTGGGAAGGTGAGGAAGCCCAGGAAATGGTCTCAGCAGCTGCACAACTGTGCCTCATCACCCTCCACACTTGCACATCTCCAGCACCCCCAAAAAAGCTCTGATCATTGTCCCCACAGCCCCTAACGGTGCCGACTAATCCCCCCACTCCAATTCCTGGGAGCCAGCTCTCAGCCTCTTCTCCCTGTACTTGCCACTGCTGCTTCAAACCTCCTCttccccctgcccacccaccgtcttccctctcttcttcttgATGACTTCTACCTGCTGCTTTCTCCCTGGATATGTCTCTACATCAGTCTTCCTCTTCTGTCTCTTTCCGCTGGGTCTTGCATTCAGACTCCCTAAGCGAGATGATCTGTTTGGGCCAGTAACTACCCAGGAGGACAACGCTGCCTGCCAAGGTTCCAGTGCCAAGACCACATGGCCAGCTGCCTTTCATCAAGGGCAGGCAGTGGTAGCCCTGGTGCCGGGTACTCATCCCCTTTGCTCCTGCTTTCCTCAGTGGGAGCAGTAGGAGTGCCGGGTACTCAGAGCGTCACATTCTGTCCAGTACAATGTAAAAAGATGTTCACCACAGTGTTATTTATAACAGCAAGGAACTGGAAGGCAGTGCCTCAGTGGTTAAGTGGCTTTCTGGTCTCTAATCTCCTGTGAAATAGGGATAATTACAGTCTCTACCTTGAAGTGTTAttgtaaaattaaataagataatgtgtataaaagcacttagcacagtgcttaaTAGATCACAAGTTCTCAAAAATGATAGTTTTTATTGTCAGTGTTATTAGAAACAGTTTAATGATCAGTAATAGAAGAATAGATCAGTAATTTGGATATATAAATGATGGACTACATAGCcattaaaatgaacatttataatGAGTGTATTTTACCATGCTTATGCTATGGTGTTAAGTGAGAAAAATCAGTATTTAAATCTCTCTGTAATACAATCCTTTATGctttagtttgcctgagctgctatcacacaGGAATTTagtgtctcacagttttgaggctcaaggaagtcccaaatcaagattTTGGCACAGCTTGCTGTCTCCTAGAGTCTGTGGAATTCTGGTGCCAGCTGCCTGCTGTCCTTGGAGTTCCTTAGCTTGTGTCTCTGgtcctgtcacatgacaatgtcttttcccttctccccaaatctgtagtgttctggctTGTGTTACTTCAGGGtcctttttataaggcctcctgtAATCGGATTCAGATTCACTCTccttcaattgggccacaccttaactagaaataacgtcttcaaagggcctatttacagtgggttcacacccatttgtctttctggggtatgtaattcaacctaccacacagTGCAAGTAGACACATAGGGAAATCCTGGAATAAAGATATTATGGTGGTCTCTGAGTGATAAAATTAtagttgttttcttccttttactttcctatggttttaaatttttatatttaaaaggagaaaaaagggctTGAGAACAAACAGAAATGGCGCTTCTGAGGTCTGCTTTCCGGCATGACCCTCCGGGCACAGCCTCGTGTGCTCACGTGCCTGCTTGCTGGGCGGGCAGCCTTGAGGACCCGGTTCCACAGGTACTTAATGTCCCTTTTTTGAGGACCCTGGGGGAATATTTTGCTTAGATCTAATACCGAGAAAACTCTGCATCTCCTCAGAATGCTCTTAGCGTGGGAACTTGTGCTGTTTCCTGCTTTTCTTTGACTTCCAGAAAACTCAAGGTGAATTCATGATTGGCCTTTAAAAGGACACTCTCCCATCCTGCTCAGGGGCCATTCTAAACCTGTGCTTCCATTCTCCCCCTCATTCTCAGCAGTCTGTGCTTCTGCTTTAGAGAATGGAGACTGTGCTGGATGTGAGCCCCATGGGGATGAAAGCCCTGGTCGTCTTGTTCAGTGTCACATCCCCAGCTCAGCCCCAGGCCCGGCCAGGGACTTCTTGGACGAGCAGTCCACACTTGCCTCCTTTACTTCCTCACCTCCGGTCACTTTCCGTCCTGCTGCAGTCTGGTTTTCCACCCTCATCCACCACTAAAAGTGGCCCGAGGAAATCCACCATTAACTCTCATATTGCCAAATCCAAAGAATGTGCTTTTGTTGTCATCTTTAGTGATGGCTCTGTAGCCCTGACCCAGAGGATGCCCCCCTGGAGGTTGAAATCCTTTCCTGCCTTGGTTTCTGTGGTAGCAGTCTCCCTCTCTACTCAAAGCACCATCTTAGTCTTccaggccccttccccacccatgCTCcttagcacctccttctgtcctCTGTCTTCTCCCTCCGTGCAAACTCCTGAGAGCAATGGATGTTGGTAATCTCTTCCCCACACAAGGCTCAGCCACTACTTAAGACTTGTGTCTCTACCTCCAAACCCTCTGCTGCACTCAGGCCCCCATACTCCTCTGCCTCCTGACCGGCTGTCCCTCAGACTTACTCATCAGACCTGCTCCTCCCGCTGGGGTCCTGTCTTGTGGAATAACACAGCCTTCCTCCTGGGCATCAACTGGTCTCCTCCCTCTGTCTCATTTCCACACCCAATCGGTCACTAACATGTAATTATCGTTTTTACTATATCTCCTCCTTCTTTCCACTGACACTGTCAAGTTCAGGCACTACAAGTTCCTGTCTGAATCACTGGGCCTACTGTCCTGTTTATTGTCTGCCTTGCAGTTGTGCTCCCTTCTAAGTGCATTTTCTACACTGATATCAGGGATCTTTCTGGAACATCAGTCCACCTGCTACCAATGATTCAGCTGCACAAAAACCCCTTATACTTCCCCAATTGTGTCATGTGGTTTCACAACCTCTGGCAcatgttttttccctttctgagGAGTTCTGAATTCTCCTTTCTTTATCCAGTTATTTTAACTCTTAAAATCTTCTCTGACAGGTGAGATGCCTTCTCAGGGCTCCGTTCTCCACCCCTGCACCTCTGTTCCTTTCTTAGGACCCTTATCACACTCTTCTGTAAATTTCTGTTTACCTGTGAACACCTCCAGGGCTGGAACTCAACATCACCAGCCCTGAGCACTAAATAGGTGTGTAATATAAAATAGCTGTTGAagggatgaaatgaaatactttCTGAAAGGAAGACTATGAATGAATTTCAGACCATGGGTACCCTGCTCACTGTGCCAAACTGTCAGTCAGGAAAAGAGTCACCATTACCACCTCTACGGGAGGGGTCTCCCTACACACAGGGCAGCAGGAGCATCACGAGGCCTGCCCCCAGCACCAGCAGCCCTGGGAGCCCCGCCCACTCCACACTTTGCAAGGATCACTAGTGAAAGCACGTCTCACACAAGCTCTGGATGGAAGTACATTTATGCACATAGAGAAGAGTCAGTGCAAGACCAGCTTCATTAGTGGCACCGGTCCTAATCCGCCACCAGTGCTGGGAGGTGTTCTACACACAGCTTGGGTCCTAGTGGAGGTACCCCACTCTCTCCCTGTCAGGAGCAGATAGGTATACCAGCAGGGATGGGCTGGGTGCCATGAAATGGACATACTTCAGccagactgtctccagtgaatgtttatGAATGCTTGGGGCAAAGGGGAAGGAATGTACCACAGTCCACTGTGTGCTAAGGGATGTGTTTTACCTCAAGGCACTCATGAGAAGGGAGTCAGTCCACTTCTGTCATCCCATCCTAGGAGCCCGGCTCACACAGACCCAAGCacagggtttatttgtgggtcCCTAGGAAAGGTGGCAGGCTGTACTGTCCCCTACACAATAAATAACTAGTGAAGTCTTATCTTGTTTCTTTTGTGCCTgacactattctaagcacttcgCATGgattcactcatttaatcctcacagcagtcCTTGAGGTCAGGACTATTTTCATCACTTTCATTTTCTGGATAGGGAAACAGCACAAAGAGCTCAAGGTCACACCAGTGATAAATGAAAGAGCTGGTACCAAAGTCTGTGCTCTTCCCACTCCACTCTTCTGCTTCTCCAAAGAAACTTGAGGAATGGTGAAAAAGATGAAGCAAAGAACAGGCTCAGAGAGCTTCTTTTTGATGAGGAAAACTCTTTTGTCAATGAAGGATGCCCTCAGCTTCTGTAGTCTTGAAGGGAGTGCCAAGaagacttttcctttgcattcaggAGGATGGTGAGAGCGAGCTCTCAGTGCTCTTCTAATGACAAGAAAAGAGGCAGCCTATGTGGTACCTCTGGAACCAGGCACCCTGCACTTGAACCTCCTGGGTTATCTAAGCTTGGAAAAAAATCCTAACCTTTTATCCTCACTGTCATCTTATATAAACTGAGGATAATGTTAGTACCTGTCACATATAGATCATGAAAAAAATGGGAAGGGCCTCAATAAGATGACAGAGTAAGAAGCTGCAGGGCTCCATAccccccacagaaactttgaacaatcagcaagaactggcagaaacatctttgtcAGGCTCTGGAAAACAACTAAAGGACCACAGTAATAGGATGAgctctgaatcaagaaaaagacgtCTCAAAAATGGTAGGATATTGTGGTGccttggccctgttttggctgggaaatactgacttggaaattcctctctggggtgaccctcctcccagactttgctctccaggcaaaagcagctagaggaaTGACAGGAGAGttatggggaggggagggaaacaaaacaaacagaacagatcaagattcctggagaaagaacagaggaaaggaagcttttccCTGGGGGGTGAAACatttgcacaaatagtgcaatcttaaaaattgtactgcatacccAGAGCAAGCattagatgaagaagagctgaaaaaaaatctgatcagacAAACATGGACGATTCTAAAGGTGTAGAATAAATTGAACAAAGTGTGAAAGAAGAGcctcaacacaaagccaatcaacaataaaaccctaggcaaaagagagaagctgaccttcagattaaactcatcaagataatcagatacctatacatcagcaaaaaaaactacaaaccatactaagaaacaggaagatatggcccagtcaaaggacaaattaaaacttcaaaggagacacagaatttggaacaagtaattaaagatcttcaaacaaatctcctaaatcagttcaaggagatgaaagaacaTATGgttgaagagataaaggatattaagaagacactgggtgaaaataaagaataatttgaaagtatgaatagaaaaataacttataggaaggaaaggcacaatagaagagattaaaaacacactagaggcatacagcagcagatttgaacaggcaggagaaagaatcagagatgacaatcaaaatctcacagacagaaaaacagagaaaagactggaaaaaattgaacagggcctcagggaattgaataacagcatgaagcacacaaatgtacatGTCCTGGGTGTTccaggagaagaagagaagggagaagaggcagGATATTTGAgggaataatggctgaaaatttcccaactcttataaaagacataaatatacatgtccaagaagtgcaatgtactccaaacagaataaaaccaaatagatTTACTCCAACACACatactgatcagaatgtcaaatgccaaagatagagaaccctgaaagcagcaagagaaaagcaattcattacacacaagggatcctcaataagactaagttctgatttctcatcagaaaacatggagataagaaggcagtggtatgatatatttaaggtactgaaagagaaaagttgccagctaaaaattatttatctggcaaaactgtccttcaaaagtgagggagcatttagaatattcacagataaacagaaactgagagagtttgtcaacaaaagcCCTGCCCAGTAAGAACTACTAAAGgaaattctgcaggttgaaaggaaaagataggagagagtggcctggagtagtgtgaagaaacgAAGATTACTAGTAAGGGTAACTAAgaataaatgcaaaacccaataataCTAtgtcctcaatatacaactctacttcttaattcctgtaagagtcagaatataattgaaaaagaaaaaggcatatttcctgataatggacgtgtaaaatataaagtggtaaagtgggacaaaagcaacataaagagggaatagagggatatgggaacagagaatgtgtatgctattgatgCTAAGTTGGTATCTGTttcagaaatgcaatataccagaaatgcattggcttttacagtggggatttattaacctaCAAGCTTATGGTTCTCAGGCCACGAAAATGTACAACTCAAGCCATCAACAGGCAGTGcattctccctgaagactggctactggtgaacttgggctcctctgtcagatagcaaggtacatggtgacatctgctgttctttctctcccagattttgttgctttcagcttctggcttcagtggcttcctctctcagcttctctggggcttttttcaatgttttatcctcttataaaggattctagtaagAGTATTAAGCCCGCCTTGCATGATGTGTGTTACATctcaattattttaattcaatctaatcaaaaggccccacctacaataggtctacacccacaggaatggattaaaagaacatgatcttttctggagtacatacagcttcaaaccatcacagtatcTTTTAAAACTAGTAAGTTATAGATGTATGTTGTACAATACAAACCCtggggtaaccacaaagaatatattttaaaatatacagaagcagaaatgagaaagggatcaaaaacatcacaaaatatcaactgtacagaaaaggaggtttcaataaaggaaaagagaccaaaaaaaacCGTGTATGACATATAAATACCAAAGGacaaatggctgaagtaagtactgcttttgcagtaataacactgaatgttaacggattaaactccccaatcaaaagacatagattggcataatagattaaaaagcatgatccaactgtaTGTTGTTTACAGGAGACTCGCCTTAGACTCACAAACatgaataggttgaaagtaaaaggttggaaaaagatattcatgcaaatagaaaaaaaagagctgaggtagcatTATTAAT
Above is a window of Choloepus didactylus isolate mChoDid1 chromosome 8, mChoDid1.pri, whole genome shotgun sequence DNA encoding:
- the LOC119543186 gene encoding fatty acyl-CoA reductase 1-like; amino-acid sequence: MVSIPEYYEGKNVLLTGATGFLGKVLLEKLLRSCPKVNSVYVLVRQKAGQTPQERVEEVISGKLFDRLRDENPDFREKIIAINSELTQPKLALSEEDKEVIVDSTNIIFHCAATVRFNENLRDAVQLNVIATRQLILLAQQMRNLEVFMHVSTAYAYCNRKQIDEVVYPPPVDPKKLIDSLEWMDDGLVKDITPKLIGDRPNTYIYTKALAEYVVQQEGAKLNVAIVRPSIVGASWKEPFPGWIDNFNGPSGLFIVAGKGILRTMRASNNALADLVPVDVVVNMSLAAAWYSGVNRPRNIMVYNCTTGSTNPFHWGEVEYHVISTFKRNPLEQAFRRPNVNLTSNHLLYHYWIAVSHKAPAFLYDIYLRMTGRSPRMMKTITRLHKAMVFLEYFTSNSWVWNTDNVNMLMNQLNPEDKKTFNIDVRQLHWAEYIENYCMGTKKYVLNEEMSGLPAARKHLNKLRNIRYGFNTILVILIWRIFIARSQMARNIWYFVVSLCYKFLSYFRASSTMRY